From a single Pasteurella atlantica genomic region:
- the fabG gene encoding 3-oxoacyl-ACP reductase FabG, with protein sequence MTKSVLITGSSRGIGKAIALNLAQAGFDIVVHCRSRIEEAEQVAQAVKSLGRNARILQFDVSNRAETAEKLLADVEQFGAYYGVVLNAGLTRDNAFPALTDEDWDTVLRTNLDGFYNVLHPIMMPMIRRRKAGRIVCITSVSGLIGNRGQVNYSASKAGIIGAAKALAIELAKRKITVNCVAPGLIDTDILDENVPIDEILKMIPVSRMGTPEEVAHAVNFLMDEKAGYITRQVIPVNGGLC encoded by the coding sequence ATGACAAAAAGTGTTTTAATTACGGGATCAAGCAGAGGGATTGGTAAAGCAATTGCATTAAATTTAGCTCAAGCAGGGTTTGATATTGTTGTACATTGCCGTAGTCGTATTGAAGAAGCCGAACAAGTGGCACAAGCGGTCAAATCTTTGGGAAGAAATGCAAGAATTTTACAATTTGATGTAAGTAATCGCGCCGAAACCGCAGAAAAACTACTCGCCGATGTAGAGCAATTTGGTGCTTACTATGGCGTAGTATTAAATGCAGGATTAACACGAGATAATGCGTTTCCAGCTCTTACAGATGAAGATTGGGATACGGTTTTACGTACTAATTTAGATGGGTTTTATAATGTATTACACCCAATTATGATGCCGATGATTCGTCGTAGAAAAGCAGGACGCATTGTGTGTATTACTTCGGTTTCAGGGCTGATTGGAAATCGTGGTCAAGTCAATTATAGTGCATCTAAGGCGGGGATTATTGGTGCCGCAAAAGCTCTTGCAATTGAATTAGCAAAACGCAAAATAACCGTAAATTGTGTTGCCCCAGGTTTAATTGATACCGATATTTTAGATGAAAATGTCCCTATTGATGAAATATTAAAAATGATCCCAGTTTCAAGAATGGGAACACCAGAAGAAGTCGCTCACGCTGTGAATTTTTTAATGGACGAGAAAGCGGGCTATATTACTCGTCAAGTTATCCCTGTTAATGGCGGATTGTGTTAG
- a CDS encoding beta-ketoacyl-ACP synthase: MRRVVITGIGSITAFGNNWQDVKTAFKKGQNAVEFIDVSDKFPELEAQLGARIPNYTPPKHWTRKQLRSMGKVAQFCTNAAELALENAGLLKDDKILPEYQTGKMGVACGSSAGSPKDIGDIGELLLTGKSNGFNANTYVRMMPHTTAANIGIFFGLTGRIIPTSSACSSGSQAIGYAYESIKYGLIDTMLAGGGEEFCFSEVYVFDSLYAASRNNENPNKTPRPYDKNRDGLVIGEGGCIFVLEELEHAKARGANIIAEIVGYGANSDGSHVTRPQKDTMQRCMELALKDANLQPQQVGYVSGHGTATEQGDIAETLATETVFGQIPLSSQKSYLGHTLGACGALESWFSIEMMRDNWFAPTLNLENIDERCGKLDYIIGKGREIHTDYVMNNNFAFGGVNTSLIFKRWKE, from the coding sequence ATGAGAAGAGTTGTAATCACAGGAATTGGAAGTATCACCGCCTTTGGGAATAATTGGCAAGATGTTAAAACGGCTTTTAAAAAGGGACAAAATGCCGTCGAATTCATTGATGTAAGTGATAAATTCCCTGAATTAGAAGCACAACTTGGTGCAAGAATTCCAAATTATACCCCACCAAAACATTGGACACGCAAGCAACTACGTTCAATGGGAAAAGTTGCCCAATTTTGTACTAATGCTGCTGAACTTGCCCTTGAAAATGCAGGATTATTAAAAGACGATAAGATTCTACCAGAATATCAAACAGGAAAAATGGGCGTGGCCTGTGGCTCTTCTGCGGGTAGCCCTAAAGATATCGGCGATATTGGCGAGCTATTATTAACAGGTAAATCAAATGGCTTTAATGCAAATACTTACGTCAGAATGATGCCACATACCACAGCTGCAAATATTGGGATCTTTTTCGGACTTACAGGACGAATTATCCCTACTTCAAGTGCTTGCTCATCAGGTTCTCAAGCGATTGGTTATGCCTACGAGTCTATTAAATATGGATTGATTGATACAATGCTCGCTGGCGGTGGCGAAGAGTTTTGTTTTTCAGAAGTTTATGTTTTTGATTCTCTTTATGCGGCAAGCCGTAATAATGAAAATCCAAATAAAACCCCACGTCCTTATGATAAAAACCGTGATGGATTAGTGATTGGCGAAGGCGGTTGTATTTTTGTATTAGAGGAACTTGAACACGCTAAAGCTCGCGGTGCTAACATTATTGCAGAGATTGTAGGTTATGGTGCAAATAGTGATGGTTCTCACGTTACTCGCCCACAAAAAGATACAATGCAACGTTGTATGGAATTAGCCTTAAAAGATGCTAATTTACAACCACAACAAGTTGGCTATGTAAGTGGACACGGCACTGCCACAGAACAAGGAGATATTGCAGAAACACTCGCAACAGAAACCGTCTTTGGTCAAATTCCATTAAGCTCACAGAAAAGTTATCTAGGGCATACACTTGGTGCTTGTGGTGCATTAGAATCGTGGTTTTCTATTGAAATGATGCGTGATAACTGGTTTGCTCCAACCTTAAATCTTGAAAATATTGATGAGCGTTGTGGTAAGTTAGATTACATTATTGGAAAAGGTAGAGAAATTCATACTGATTATGTAATGAATAATAACTTTGCTTTCGGTGGTGTAAATACATCGTTGATTTTTAAACGCTGGAAAGAGTAG